DNA sequence from the Borrelia puertoricensis genome:
TTATCAAAAGCAATACTCATATGCAAATCTCCATTTGAAAAGAATCACCAGGAAAATAGAGAGTAATTTGCAGCAGTTTTGAGTTTATATTAATGTTAACTCCAGTAAGATCAATTTCCAGTTCTTGGGCAACAGAGTAGAGATAATATTTAATTTGCTCTAGAGTGCCAAGCTTACATAATTTAAGGATATGTGTATAATCAAATCCCCATGTTGGATTTAGAGCAAGACTTCCTTTAGGGGTTTTAAGGAAAATAAATAATCTTTGTTTTTGCTCTTCTATTCCATCAGCAATCTGTAAGTCTGAGCCTGATACTAAATTAAACTGCAAATCAACCTTTAAATCCATACTAACCTATGTAAATCAATCTTTAACCTTTAACTTAAAGGAAATGTATAACAAAAATATCAAAAAACTAATTAAATAAATTATTAATTTTGCTATTTATTCTTGATGTATAGTAAGAGAGAGAAGAGTAATCAATGCTTGAATTTCCTATAATTCTTAAGTTATTAATAGCATTTACTATTGCCTCTAAGATGTCTTTAAGACTAGTTATCTCATTACGTATATCCAACTTATGTTTAGCATATATTTTAAGATACTTAGGGTCAATTGCACTTAATATATAAAAATGATGTTTATCAAAATATATATTGTCATCTGTATTAAATAGATTAATACTTGATTGAAGAAGTACTACTCTGTCATCTTTGTGAAGACTTAGACTAATATTTGATATATTACGAGTGTGAATCTCAAGTCCTTTATATTCGTCAATGTCTACAATACCTTCTTGAGTATCGCTGTTAAATGATTTTATAATTCCTATTTTTGATATGCATATATTGTTAGCTATCCATTCTTTGCTCTCTTCTTGAGTTAAAGCAGAACCAGACATGCTCTGATTCATTCTATAAATTTCATAATTAAAGTTCATATCCTCTCCTTTATTTTTAGATGATTAATGTCATCATAAAGCTTTAAGTTAAGTGAACATTCACCAGTATTGCTTAGAGAAGCATTAGTTTCACAAATCGTGCTCTTTATTATATTCCCCAAAGAATCTCTAAATGATACTCTGTCACCAACTTTTAATTTATGAGTATAAGTAAGCTTTGCTCTCCAATATATAAGTCTTATATTAAGAGTAGTGCCTATAGTAATTTCTTGCTTTGGGATAAATTCAAGACCATAATCCTCAAGTGACTCATAATGAGCATCAGGACCGGTTAATTGATGATTTGTGAATATGAAATTACATTCAACCAAATCAACTCCATTACCAACATCAGCAATAACATTTTGTATATATTTTTTAGATAATTTTTCTATAAATTCTTTTGGAGTTCTAGCATAAATATGCTCTTCTATGATTTTAAGTCTGTCATTAGTGCTCATATTGATTATATTTCTACCCGGAAAGGCAAAGTTTATAGCGTCCTGGACCGTCATTCCTTTAAATTGTTTTGTTTCAAGTTCTCGGTTAAAGAAATTACTCTTTGATGCTAAATGAAGTTCAAGCTCTATGCTAAAATCACCACTAGGATAGTCACTGCTCATTGGGACTCCCAGATAACCTGCCATAATAAATGTAAATGAGTCTTCATGAGCAAATTTTTTATAGTATATCTTTACAATATCTCCTTCATGTATGTGATTGTTGAAATCGAGGTGTAAATTCCAAAGAACAAGTTTGGCTTGTTTTGCCCTTACAAAATTGTAACTTGAATAGATATTAGATATTGAGATATCAACATAAATGCCATGTTGTGTGTTGATAATGATTTTAGGAGAGTGTTCTGGTGTTGCATCACCAGTAATATTTTTATTTGAGCTAATAGTAGAGTAAAATTCAATCTTAAAATCATATTTAAGTAATATCACAAGCTTATCCTTTGTATTTATCCAAATGAAAGGTTTTAATAACTTCCATGTTAAGATTAAGCTCAACTTCATCTATGAAAGGCACATCTTTAAATGTTAGGGAAGTAATTACAACTAATTCTTTAATGCCAAAAGTTGGACTATAAGCAGTAAAGGGAACTTGTGCTTGAAGTCTACCAGCCAGTTGTTCTTTAACTAAATTACTATCAAATTCAAGTAGTGAGTTACCAAAAGGAGTTAATTTCAGTGGAGCTAACATATTCTTATAAAGACTTGTAAGTACACCACCATTTAAAGCAATAACTTCTCCTGTAAGTACAGGGTTATAACTTACATATTCAGCTTTCCTTAAGTAGTAATTGATTACAGGACGTTTGGAACATGTGGTGTTATAAGTACGAGTTATAAGTTCAAATTTAGGTTTAATAAAGAATAATTGGGGCAAATACCCAAGTCCCTTAAGATCAGGTCTTGGGAAGAGAACAATAAAATTATCTGTGCTAAATAAAGCAAATATTTGTGTTACAGTATCTTTAATAATTTGAAATATTTCCATAGGTTGCATAAATGTCTCCCTATTTTAAGTACCACTGGGAGGAGTAGTAATAGATTTATCTTCATGAGTAATTTTTGATAAGCTCTCACCACTATCTCCTCCCATCCATAAGGGCAATATTGATTTAAGTCTTGCAATAAGTCTATCTAAACTAAAAATGCTTTTAATTCCGTTTATTATAGGATCAACGATATCTTTATGAAAGTTAAATTCATTGATCTTTTTAAGTGCTTTAGCAGAAAAATCCATTAAAGGTGTTAATGTGGACGCAGTTAATTTTTTTAATTCTTCATCTATCTTATCCATACTACTTGTTGCAGAGTCATAAGAGCTTGTAGTATTTGTGAGATTTAATTCGTTAAAATCACTTAGCACGTCATCAAGTTTTGTTACTCTTGAACCCATATCGTGAAAAGTATCCTGTTGCCATTTACGCTCAGCATGTTCAAGATACTTGTTACCAAATTTATCAAATTGACTCATTAGATTGAAGATTGAACCACCTTCGCCGCGTAATAAGTCAACCACGGAAGAAATAGCATCATCACTTGATGAGAGTCCACTAGCCTTAAGTTTAGCTGCTAGTTCTACTGCTTTAAGTAAATTAGTTTCATTCTCTAGTCCAGCATTCTTAAGAGTGCTTTTAATAACAGCAGCTTTATTTAAGAATTCTTCTTGGGTTGTTCCCCTTTCAAATGTTTTAATTCTCGATATAGTATTTAATAGCTTGCCTTTTTCAGTTGTGTTGAAAATTCTAGAGTTTAGGGTACCTATTCGTTTTCTTTCTGAAGCATCTTTTACTGATGATTTTGCAAATGCAAACATATTAGAGGAAGCACCTTTAATGGAACTAGCTATTATATTACCAATTGCACTTCCTATTATGACTTTAGAAGTCAAATTGTTTTTTTTTATTAAATTTTGTTGTATTTTAGAGTTTGCTTTAAGTGACTTAAATTCTAAATTACGTAGATCTTTAGTAGACATGGTAGAACGTCTAAAAGCTTCACGTCTAGCTTTTTCAAAGCTATGTCCTTGCTTCATTAGTTTTTTAGTCTCAGAGAGTCTAAATTTCTCTACTCGCTCTCTTAAACGTTCATATTTATTTTGTTTTGCAAGTTCTGCATTTTTATCTTTTAAATTAGCTTTAATTATATCTTTCGTACTTTTGAGAGAAGAAAGTTTGGGTTTTAAGTTCTCTTCTAATTTTGATATGTCTCTCTCTAATGTTTTTTTCGTTGATGCATGATCTAATATACCTTTAAATTTAATGGTAAATTTATTATCCATAAGTGTCCTTATTTAGATAAAATCAGTTCAAGTATTTCCTTCTCTATCTTAGCTTCAGCAATTTTGCTTACTTCTATAAATTCATCGTATGTCATACATTTAATTTCTTTGTATGAACAGATATTTGTTATTATTGGTAGCCAATATTTATGTCTTTTTATATCGTCAATTAAAGCAAAGTAACGAGTACGAGTAGCATTAATACTCTCAACAAATTTATCTATATGTTTCATTATTAGCCTTTGATTTAAGTTTTGAAATTACACATTCATAATTAAATTCATCGGTAATGTAATCAAAAGTAACAAAATCACCAACATTATTCTCATATTCTTTAAGAAAAAGGAGGGCTGGTTTTTTAAATTCTGAGTCTAAATGAAATGTATTAAACTCTATAGAATAAAGAATAGCAATAAGATAATCTTTATAATAACTTATGAATTCTCTATTGTAATCCAGTATTACGTAAAACTCATCTAAAAACCCGGGTTTGATCATTAAATTAGTTATTTCTTTCAAATACTTAACATCATTAAGTTTATTTATGGCTTCTTCTTGATTAAATCCAAGTATAGAGTCCCACGTATAAACAGGTAATACTTTTATTTGGTATTCATAAGTTTTATCTTTGCTTAATATGTTCATTTTATATCTTGTAATCATTTTGTGTCCTTTAATTTTTAGGTGTTATTTTTTGGCAATTGATAGCTCTAATTTCAAAAGTAACTTTTTCTGCTTCTGCCGAATAATTTCTTGATGGTTCTTCAGTAAATACAGCACAGTTACTGATTATTTTTGTTGTTATTCTATCATTAAATACCAAATCCATCATTTTATCTTCTTTACTTACATTCATGTTGTAAAATTGGTCATCAGAGAGTTGAGTTAGTAATATGTAATCATGACTACCAAGTGTTACTTCAATACTAAATATATAAGTAATGGTTTTTGGATCTCGAAGACTGATAACAGGCATTCCTCTGTCTTCATTACTAATTACTGCTCTAGTTG
Encoded proteins:
- a CDS encoding DUF2634 domain-containing protein, with translation MDLKVDLQFNLVSGSDLQIADGIEEQKQRLFIFLKTPKGSLALNPTWGFDYTHILKLCKLGTLEQIKYYLYSVAQELEIDLTGVNININSKLLQITLYFPGDSFQMEICI
- a CDS encoding DUF777 family protein, which encodes MNFNYEIYRMNQSMSGSALTQEESKEWIANNICISKIGIIKSFNSDTQEGIVDIDEYKGLEIHTRNISNISLSLHKDDRVVLLQSSINLFNTDDNIYFDKHHFYILSAIDPKYLKIYAKHKLDIRNEITSLKDILEAIVNAINNLRIIGNSSIDYSSLSYYTSRINSKINNLFN
- a CDS encoding DUF693 family protein, which produces MILLKYDFKIEFYSTISSNKNITGDATPEHSPKIIINTQHGIYVDISISNIYSSYNFVRAKQAKLVLWNLHLDFNNHIHEGDIVKIYYKKFAHEDSFTFIMAGYLGVPMSSDYPSGDFSIELELHLASKSNFFNRELETKQFKGMTVQDAINFAFPGRNIINMSTNDRLKIIEEHIYARTPKEFIEKLSKKYIQNVIADVGNGVDLVECNFIFTNHQLTGPDAHYESLEDYGLEFIPKQEITIGTTLNIRLIYWRAKLTYTHKLKVGDRVSFRDSLGNIIKSTICETNASLSNTGECSLNLKLYDDINHLKIKERI
- a CDS encoding DUF792 family protein; the protein is MQPMEIFQIIKDTVTQIFALFSTDNFIVLFPRPDLKGLGYLPQLFFIKPKFELITRTYNTTCSKRPVINYYLRKAEYVSYNPVLTGEVIALNGGVLTSLYKNMLAPLKLTPFGNSLLEFDSNLVKEQLAGRLQAQVPFTAYSPTFGIKELVVITSLTFKDVPFIDEVELNLNMEVIKTFHLDKYKG
- a CDS encoding DUF759 family protein, with product MDNKFTIKFKGILDHASTKKTLERDISKLEENLKPKLSSLKSTKDIIKANLKDKNAELAKQNKYERLRERVEKFRLSETKKLMKQGHSFEKARREAFRRSTMSTKDLRNLEFKSLKANSKIQQNLIKKNNLTSKVIIGSAIGNIIASSIKGASSNMFAFAKSSVKDASERKRIGTLNSRIFNTTEKGKLLNTISRIKTFERGTTQEEFLNKAAVIKSTLKNAGLENETNLLKAVELAAKLKASGLSSSDDAISSVVDLLRGEGGSIFNLMSQFDKFGNKYLEHAERKWQQDTFHDMGSRVTKLDDVLSDFNELNLTNTTSSYDSATSSMDKIDEELKKLTASTLTPLMDFSAKALKKINEFNFHKDIVDPIINGIKSIFSLDRLIARLKSILPLWMGGDSGESLSKITHEDKSITTPPSGT
- a CDS encoding DUF1322 family protein, with translation MKHIDKFVESINATRTRYFALIDDIKRHKYWLPIITNICSYKEIKCMTYDEFIEVSKIAEAKIEKEILELILSK
- a CDS encoding DUF1473 family protein translates to MITRYKMNILSKDKTYEYQIKVLPVYTWDSILGFNQEEAINKLNDVKYLKEITNLMIKPGFLDEFYVILDYNREFISYYKDYLIAILYSIEFNTFHLDSEFKKPALLFLKEYENNVGDFVTFDYITDEFNYECVISKLKSKANNETYR
- a CDS encoding DUF1463 family protein — protein: MGLYDLKEVYLSISGRQINSGKLELTSEPTTRAVISNEDRGMPVISLRDPKTITYIFSIEVTLGSHDYILLTQLSDDQFYNMNVSKEDKMMDLVFNDRITTKIISNCAVFTEEPSRNYSAEAEKVTFEIRAINCQKITPKN